A genomic segment from Limibacillus halophilus encodes:
- the recA gene encoding recombinase RecA, whose protein sequence is MQNNLRVVEGGTVDKNKALDAALSQIERAFGKGSIMRLGQQEAVEIEAISTGSLGLDIALGIGGLPRGRVVEIFGPESSGKTTLALQAIAEAQKKGGTCAFVDAEHALDPAYAAKLGVNIEELLISQPDAGEQALEITDTLVRSGAVDVLVIDSVAALVPRVELEGDMGDQQPGLQARLMSQALRKLTASIARSNTLVIFINQLRMKIGVMFGSPETTSGGNALKFYASVRLDIRRIGAVKDKGDIVGNQTRVKVVKNKVAPPFRVVEFDIMYGQGISKTGELIDLGVQANIIEKSGSWFSYDGQRIGQGRENAKQFMQDNPEIARTIEQRIRENAGIVAIAMLEGPGGGEGDADDSSSDVAG, encoded by the coding sequence ATGCAGAATAATTTGCGCGTCGTTGAAGGAGGAACCGTGGATAAAAACAAAGCCCTGGATGCCGCGCTGAGCCAGATTGAGCGCGCCTTCGGTAAGGGATCGATTATGCGTCTCGGTCAACAGGAGGCCGTTGAGATAGAGGCGATCTCGACCGGTTCGCTGGGTCTGGATATAGCATTGGGCATCGGCGGGCTGCCTCGGGGCAGGGTCGTTGAAATCTTTGGGCCGGAAAGCTCCGGTAAAACAACCCTCGCATTGCAGGCGATCGCAGAGGCCCAAAAGAAGGGGGGCACTTGCGCATTTGTCGATGCGGAGCATGCGCTGGACCCGGCCTATGCGGCAAAACTCGGAGTCAATATCGAAGAACTGCTGATCTCGCAGCCCGATGCCGGCGAACAGGCATTGGAGATTACCGATACGCTTGTGCGCTCGGGCGCGGTTGACGTGTTGGTGATCGATTCGGTTGCGGCCCTGGTGCCCCGGGTGGAACTGGAGGGCGATATGGGTGATCAGCAACCCGGCCTTCAGGCACGGCTCATGAGCCAGGCGCTGCGTAAATTGACAGCGTCTATAGCGCGGTCCAACACGCTGGTGATCTTCATCAACCAACTGCGTATGAAGATCGGTGTCATGTTTGGTAGCCCCGAGACGACGTCCGGCGGCAATGCCTTGAAATTCTACGCCTCGGTTCGCCTTGATATCCGCCGTATTGGTGCCGTGAAGGACAAGGGTGATATTGTCGGCAACCAAACCCGGGTTAAGGTGGTGAAGAACAAAGTGGCGCCGCCCTTCCGGGTGGTGGAGTTCGACATCATGTACGGTCAGGGCATCTCAAAGACAGGTGAGTTGATCGATTTGGGCGTACAGGCCAACATCATCGAAAAGTCGGGCTCCTGGTTCTCTTACGACGGCCAACGCATCGGTCAGGGCCGGGAGAACGCCAAACAGTTCATGCAAGACAATCCCGAAATAGCGAGAACGATCGAACAGCGCATCCGGGAGAATGCCGGGATCGTTGCGATTGCCATGCTGGAAGGCCCCGGCGGTGGTGAGGGAGATGCGGACGACAGTAGTTCGGATGTTGCTGGCTGA